GGCTCAAGGCTGGCGATGTGGTCGGCCTGTTTGCCGAGAACAGCCCCCGATGGCTGGTCGCTGACCAGGGGGTGATGCGTGCTGGTGGGGTAGATGCGGTGCGTGGGGCAGCCGCGCCGGTGGAGGAACTGCGTTACATCCTCGAGGACTCCAAGGCTGTGGCCCTGGTGGTGCAAACCGGCGATCTGCTGGACCGCCTGCAGCTGCCTGTAGATCTGCAAGCCCGTCTGCGCTTCGTGTTGGTGTTGGAGGGTGAAGCACCGGCGGGTGCGCTGGATTTCGACACGTTTTTGAGCCGTGCCGATGGGCATCAGCCTCCCGATCCCATGGCGGGCCGCGAGCAAGCCTCGGCCGCTGACACCATCGCCACGGTCCTCTACACCAGCGGCACAACCGGTCGGCCCAAAGGGGTGCCGCTGACCCACGCCAATCTGTTGCACCAGATGCGCAGCCTGGCCGCCGTCACCCGCCCGGATGCCGGAGCACCGGTGTTGAGCGTGTTGCCGATCTGGCATTCCTATGAGCGCAGTGCGGAGTACTACTTCTTCGCTTGCGGTTGTTCGCAGAGCTACACCACGATTAAGCAGCTCAAAAAGGATCTGCCGCGGGTGAAACCGGTGATCATGGCCACGGTCCCCAGGCTCTGGGAGGCGGTGCAAGCGGGCTTTGACGATGTAGTGAAAACGCTGCCCCCTGCCCGTCAGCGCCTGCTCCTGTCGGCCTTGGCCAACAGCAAGGCCTACACCCTGGCTCGGCGCCGCAGCCTTGATCTTTTGATCGAGCCTCTGCGCAAGCGCGATCGTTTGCGTGCCCTGGCGGAGTTGACACGGCGATGGCCAGCCCATGCCCTGGCCTCTCAATTGATCTGGCCGAAGTTGCGCCAGCAGCTCAGCGGTGGCGCTTTGCTTTATCCGATCAATGGTGGTGGCGCGATCGCCCCCCATGTGGATGCGTTCTTCGAAGCGGTGGGCATCGAACTTCTGGTGGGATATGGCCTCACCGAGACCAGTCCTGTGGTGAGTTGTCGCAGGCCCTGGCGCAACATCCGTGGCAGTTCCGGATTGCCGATGCCGGAGACGGAGTTTCGCGTGGTGGATGCGGAGACCCGTGTCCCGCTGGGGTACCGGCAACGCGGCGTGGTGCTGGTGCGTGGTCCTCAGGTCATGGGGGGCTATTTGGGTAAGCCGGATGCCACAGCCAAGGTGTTGGATGCCGAGGGGTGGTTCGACACCGGTGATCTGGGCATGCTTCTGCCCGATGGATCCGTGGTACTCACCGGACGTGCCAAGGACACCATCGTGCTCAGCAGCGGCGAGAACCTCGAGCCGGGTCCTTTGGAGGAAGCACTTGTGTCCTCGCCATTGGTGGAACAGGTGATGCTTGTGGGGCAGGACGAGCGCCAGCTGGCGGCCTTGGTGGTCCCGAAGCAGGAGTCGCTTCAGGCCTGGGCTCTGGAACAGGGCTGTGATCCAGGCCCGGATCTGGGGGGTCGCCCTGGTGATCCGGCTTTGCTGCGTTTGCTGCGCGGAGAGCTCAATCGGTTGCTGGCTGCTCGCGTCGGCTCGAGGGCAGATGAACGTCTGGGCGGTGTGGCGCTGGTCGAGCCGTTTTCCATCGAGAACGGTTTGCTGACGCAGACGCTCAAGCAGCGCCGCGATCGCATCACGGACCGCGATCGCACCGTGATTGAGGGCCTGTACGGCCGTTGAGTCCGGGCCTGCTGCGGTGGCTTGACCATCCGGCGCGGGACTGAGACGCTTGGCGCTGCTTCCTGGCCCTCATGTCCGACGGCACCACCTTGTCGATCAAGCGCTCCATCACCATTCGCGCGGTGGTGACTCCGGCGTGGAAGGAGGAAGCCGAACGTGAGCTCAGTGGCGCCATCGCCACCACCGATCAGCAGCTGGCCCAGCTCGAACAGGAGGGTCAGCAGGTGGTGGATGAAGTGCGTCGTCAAAGTGCGAATCCTCTGGATCCCCGCGTTCAGGAGCAGGTGGGGCAGGTGCAGCAGCAGGTGGCTGCCAAGCGGGCTGAACTGGAGGAGCAGAAGCGCAACCTGCTGCAGCAGCAGGCTCAGGTGCGCGAGCTGGAGATGGAACAGATCGTGGAGCAGGGCCAGCTGGAGAGCTTTTGCGACATCCAGGTGGGCGACAACCTGGTGAGCAAGATGCAGGTGTCTGTTGTGGTTCGTGACGGGGTGATCGAGTCGATCCAGCAGGGCTGACCTCTGCGAAGGGCCGCCCTGTCGGCCCGTAAAATCCCCCCTACATAGCCCCTCTGGAGACGGTTTTGGCGACCCACGACATCTTCATGCCTGCCCTCAGCTCCACGATGACGGAGGGGAAGATCGTCGAATGGCTCAAGAAGCCTGGCGACAAGGTTGGCCGCGGCGAGTCGGTGCTCGTTGTCGAATCCGACAAGGCCGATATGGACGTGGAGTCCTTCAACGAGGGATACCTGGCTGCCGTGCTGATGCCTGCGGGAAGCACCGCTCCAGTGGGCGAAACGATCGGGTTGATTGTTGAAACGGAGGCTGAGATTGCTGAAGCTCAGGCCAAGTCCCCCTCCGGTGGTGGCGCCGCTCCTTCCGCACCTGCCGCTGCCACAGCACCGGCTCCAGCCGCTGCCCCTGCTCCCGCCGCGCCCGCGGCGACCCCTGCTGCCCCAGCACCCGCACCCGTGGCGCCACCAGCGCCGGCGGCTGCACCAGCCGCCAATGGGCGAGTGATCGCCAGTCCACGGGCCAAGAAGCTGGCCTCACAGATGGGCATTGAGTTGGCGACTCTGCGTGGCAGTGGCCCGAACGGTCGCATCCAGGCCGAAGACGTTGAGCGTGCTGCCGGTCGCCCTGTGAGTGTGCCGCGTGTGGGTGAGGGTTCCGCGGCTGCCGTGGTGGCAGGAGCCACTGGCGCGGCTCCTGCACCGAGCGCTCCCGCCGGCAATAGTTTCGGTCGACCCGGTGAAACAGTTGCGTTCAACACCCTGCAGGGGGCGGTGAACCGCAACATGGAAGCCAGTCTTGCTGTGCCCTGCTTCCGCGTCGGCTACACCATCACCACCG
This region of Synechococcus sp. NOUM97013 genomic DNA includes:
- a CDS encoding YlqD family protein; the protein is MSDGTTLSIKRSITIRAVVTPAWKEEAERELSGAIATTDQQLAQLEQEGQQVVDEVRRQSANPLDPRVQEQVGQVQQQVAAKRAELEEQKRNLLQQQAQVRELEMEQIVEQGQLESFCDIQVGDNLVSKMQVSVVVRDGVIESIQQG
- a CDS encoding dihydrolipoamide acetyltransferase family protein, which gives rise to MATHDIFMPALSSTMTEGKIVEWLKKPGDKVGRGESVLVVESDKADMDVESFNEGYLAAVLMPAGSTAPVGETIGLIVETEAEIAEAQAKSPSGGGAAPSAPAAATAPAPAAAPAPAAPAATPAAPAPAPVAPPAPAAAPAANGRVIASPRAKKLASQMGIELATLRGSGPNGRIQAEDVERAAGRPVSVPRVGEGSAAAVVAGATGAAPAPSAPAGNSFGRPGETVAFNTLQGAVNRNMEASLAVPCFRVGYTITTDKFDAFYKQVKSKGVTMTALLAKAVAVTLARHPQVNAATTAAGMAYPADVNVAVAVAMEDGGLITPVLRQADRTDLYEMSRQWKDLVSRSRSKQLQPEEYSTGTFTLSNLGMFGVDRFDAILPPGTGAILAVAASRPTVVAGKDGSIAVKRQMQVNLTADHRVIYGADGAAFLKDLAELIETRPESLVL
- a CDS encoding AMP-binding protein, which produces MTAAAHASWQPTPREQEALARQSHVQALGRVDQVWPWLATNHGEVMAVDAPHAAHPERFSYQQLAERIARAATAFQLHGLKAGDVVGLFAENSPRWLVADQGVMRAGGVDAVRGAAAPVEELRYILEDSKAVALVVQTGDLLDRLQLPVDLQARLRFVLVLEGEAPAGALDFDTFLSRADGHQPPDPMAGREQASAADTIATVLYTSGTTGRPKGVPLTHANLLHQMRSLAAVTRPDAGAPVLSVLPIWHSYERSAEYYFFACGCSQSYTTIKQLKKDLPRVKPVIMATVPRLWEAVQAGFDDVVKTLPPARQRLLLSALANSKAYTLARRRSLDLLIEPLRKRDRLRALAELTRRWPAHALASQLIWPKLRQQLSGGALLYPINGGGAIAPHVDAFFEAVGIELLVGYGLTETSPVVSCRRPWRNIRGSSGLPMPETEFRVVDAETRVPLGYRQRGVVLVRGPQVMGGYLGKPDATAKVLDAEGWFDTGDLGMLLPDGSVVLTGRAKDTIVLSSGENLEPGPLEEALVSSPLVEQVMLVGQDERQLAALVVPKQESLQAWALEQGCDPGPDLGGRPGDPALLRLLRGELNRLLAARVGSRADERLGGVALVEPFSIENGLLTQTLKQRRDRITDRDRTVIEGLYGR